The Drosophila suzukii chromosome 2 unlocalized genomic scaffold, CBGP_Dsuzu_IsoJpt1.0 scf_2c, whole genome shotgun sequence genome segment agtgcggcaATGTCGAACTTCTctccggtctcgacgatcaccacagcagtcgggaggacattaacgctatgacgctggacaagtgcggcgagcgacggagctggtgtcgaggatgctgagcgcggtggaggagcaggcgtttggcgagttggcggatcttgccggcgcgaacgctgcggagaagcgggctgttgcttggagcgggacttttgcttggagccggactttttAAGTAAACtgcgagacagttcgcgcagtacttgttaATAAGAACTGCCCAcagccgcttctctgcgctcagctttaggaacctctgacacttccgaagaggatggattccgcggcagactcggcatcggtaggactgagtacctctcgtacgtctgctatccaatgcctgagcgctacgtggacggtgagttattttcctgtttagagtgtggataaggaaaaaacaaacagggctaattaacaatgacgtggataatggctacggactaaGGTGTATTCGTaacgcggctcgttacgaggtagttttaaacggctctcttggaagaagaacctCCTTGGTCACTAGACGTTGgacaatgccgcgtgtcgtacgaatgtcgactacgcggacattgccatcggctcccggaaaaacggagtctattcttccgagtcgccactcattggagggcaaattgtcatccttaatgacgaccagatcgccAACACGCTGATTTTCTAtggggacttgccacttgttgcgcttgtggagctccttaaggtactcatccttccatcgagtgcggaattgttgatggagagactttaagtgctaccaccggttcagaatggagttggattcgccctttactttAGGTTCCACTATGGACAGAAGAGGTCCACCGACAAaaaagtgccctggtgtcaacgctaagagatcagttggatcttcggacatgggagatagcggtctggaatttagacaagcttcgattttcgttaggagggtggacagctctcCAAAAATGTACTTCCGTGTAGCGGTGGtcttgtaaaacaaggtctcGAAGCTCTTGGGTGCCCCGGGAGGAATGAATTGCCtggtgagctgctgatgactatacgcatcggtcacagactctTTAACGGCTTGCAGAAAGTCTCGGGAAAGCGTGGTGGAAGCGCCGACGAAggtatttccattgtcggactggacttggcgaggacaccctaTTCTAGATACGAAACGAGCGAAGgcggcaagaaacttttcagtcgttaagtcaGATGTATGatctagatggatggcctttgtagaaaaacaaacgaaaaccaacacataccctttcgtaatgagacaagctcttccggtataattttttatgtcaaacgggccggcgtagtccatccctgtgtacgtgaacggacgggaaaaagacactcgctctttcggaaaacttcccatcatctggacttgcaatctctttttgtggataacgcagaccttgcaggagttaaccactgccttcaccaagttctttattctcggaacccagtatctggaccgagtgagacgcaccactaactggttgccaccatgtaacgtaatgagatgcgtgaatttgaccagaagccgcgagagtgaacattcgtacggcaggattatcggatgtcgttcatcataccgcaaactgtcggaggccgttacgcggccgcatgccctgattacccctttcttatctagaaaggggttcagggagagaatcgaactcgccgcgggcacaggacgcttctgactcaagcagcggtattcttcagaaaaatacctgcgctgagtgcaaattgtcatgagttcttccgcggcggcaacgtcctgggcctctagacggaccccggaaggcggtgattgtcttcgacatcgttggacaaatcgatggacatacgcgaggacccgcaaagctctatctaacttggaaaagcgatctaggaaatcttctgacggcaaagacgccacatggactttaacggcacgcttttcgatctcagtcaccggcaggttggttccctggctgggccaatgatcgcgtggaccttgcagccaagtgggtccatgccaccaaagcgggttatccaccagctcttgaaggggaactcctcgactagccaaatcagctggattatgttcggattgaacgtgcgaccaattggccgcctcagtggactcggtgGTCTTCGTCACCCTGATGGCAACGAACGtagtccaatggcacgctggtttggctaaccatgctagcacaatcgtggaatcggtccaacaatggaattttgaggtcagcctcggcatatttgGAAGAACGGCctcggccatctcggacaaaaggagaggcccacataactccagcctgggaagggacaccgttttgactggcgccacacgcgtcttggccgtgagcaagtgcaccatcgtcttatggcccacttctacgcgcacatagatcgcagcaccgtatgccttttgcgaggcgtcacagaatccgtgatgctctacgcggaactctggacggaagaaaacccatctgggtattctgacctggtctaggaccgaatagctctggagaaagctgttccacctttggcacagctcaattggaagtttattttcccagcctagatcctgaagccaaatctcttgcataaagattttggcacacacaacaaatggagcgagccagcctgctggatcaaatagcttggcaatttgggaaaggacttggcgttttttgtgggagatttccgttgctaaatctggtgaGACGAAAAAaaactcatcggacgtcgccttccatcgtacaccgagagttttggctgtgctctcagtgtcgatctcgaggaagtcggctgtcagaagatgatcactttggatatgagctaatatttctttgttgatggaggtccattttctcagtggaaaccccgcggaatctagagcgctttgtagctcgcgaacaatgaacttagcgtcctcggcggagtcaggtcccgaaaggacatcgtctacatacatatgatttcgaatgacgttgctcgctcttggatggctgagctgcacgtcagttgccaggtcataaaaataatcataaaaatataattaggaaagtattttttatttgcgaaccatttataactgttaccaacaacacaaatagttatgttacaaaaaatttgcttaaatgcctcgacgcaggcgcaaaggtcaaggtattggaaaggagttcatggaatattatcccttcataaaaaaggtcataaaatatatatatatagtatttttatttgcgaaccatttataaatGTTATCAACAatacaaatagttgttacaaaggattgctcaaataccttgatgcaggcgcaaaggtcaaggtaatggaaaaattcatggaacaatatcccttgaccaaatacgaaaatttcttctatttggataataaaaaaatatatattaattcaatacttacTTCGTCTAATGATCAAAAACTTTTGATCATTCtaaacaaaagactataaaagctcgtagaagttaataacaactagtaaccagctaataataattagtaaacatccagtaaacagatactaaagAGATAgcaaccagctaataacatctagtaaacaacttgtatcatctactaaacatatagaaaccagatactaaacagctagtaaccagctaataacatctagtaagcaacttgtgTACATCTACTTAACATATAAAAACAAGATACTAAACTTATATaaatctactaaacatatagtaaccagctaataacaagtagtaagcaactaatAGACAGCTACTAagcagatagtaaccatctaataatagctcataacagttaacaacagctagtaatcagagtccaagcagctcaaccgccatcatgaatcacgaaaaccagatgagtattgtaattaaagagcttATTGGTATACAAATATaatagaactagaaaactagaactagaaaaatagttgacaacaaaaaccgatgttaccaggtcccaacacctctatcataaacttgaatcagaaattaaattgaaagacgctc includes the following:
- the LOC136117466 gene encoding uncharacterized protein, producing MTTITKLERDRKNITELLTEVRGTHQGLSTLTEAVGTLTAYIRQSGKAEIKVVENMEYSFPLSTVEDLQGMDIKITKLMVTLLRNGRLIRSILNVLSKELLLSHSLEGGQRLLPITHAIALVERSKPPEKALQKAMRIGCPRQVQSDNGNTFVGASTTLSRDFLQAVKESVTDAYSHQQLTRQFIPPGAPKSFETLFYKTTATRKYIFGELSTLLTKIEACLNSRPLSPMSEDPTDLLALTPGHFFVGGPLLSIVEPKDEYLKELHKRNKWQVPIENQRVGDLVVIKDDNLPSNEWRLGRIDSVFPGADGNVRVVDIRTTRGIVQRLVTKEVLLPREPFKTTS